A window of the Arcobacter sp. F155 genome harbors these coding sequences:
- the ftsA gene encoding cell division protein FtsA: MNKTLLAIDIGSSNITAVIARNNLDYKINILGTGSSKSSGINKGVISNIEAASKSIKDAVLIAKKNTTEEFDSTIVSISGAYTKGIRSAGSVNVPNGLITENEINQVLQMALYNATIIPEYEVVHVIPISYKIDDSSDVENPLNMNGSRLEASVFVLTAKKTALTNIKSAMKIAGLSVNNFILDGYAAAISVLDEQQKKFGATVINIGSTTTEFVCYRGHSMIYNGFIPVGSNHITNDLSVMLHTPPLAAEKIKTEYGDLLKTSEELTNKKIRTPRIGDEKNSSEVSLEYVQTIVHARVEETLSLVKKDLKKSGIHESLGAGIVLTGGMSKLNGLKELTTLVFDNFPTKISNPVNIENGYLSFEDSKMATIVGILLYSLEPNRGFELDSNKNLIKKRKTNENTAKMEDDIALSTAKEKVVQKEQPKVRREQDTSASKTNPDSATTLTRLPENSKKKGVGKIWNMITEWF, translated from the coding sequence TTGAATAAAACTCTTTTAGCAATTGACATTGGTTCGTCTAATATAACAGCAGTAATTGCTAGAAATAACTTAGATTATAAAATAAATATATTGGGAACTGGCTCATCAAAAAGTAGTGGGATAAATAAAGGTGTAATATCAAACATTGAGGCTGCTTCAAAGAGCATAAAAGATGCTGTATTGATTGCTAAAAAAAATACAACTGAAGAGTTTGACTCTACAATTGTATCTATTTCTGGGGCTTATACTAAAGGTATTAGAAGTGCAGGAAGTGTAAATGTACCAAATGGATTAATCACTGAAAATGAGATTAATCAGGTACTTCAAATGGCACTTTATAATGCAACAATAATTCCTGAATATGAAGTTGTTCATGTTATACCTATCTCATATAAGATTGATGACTCATCAGATGTAGAAAACCCACTAAATATGAATGGTTCAAGACTTGAAGCATCTGTTTTTGTATTAACTGCAAAAAAAACAGCTCTAACAAATATCAAATCTGCAATGAAAATTGCAGGTCTTTCTGTAAATAACTTTATATTAGATGGTTATGCTGCTGCTATTTCTGTTTTAGATGAACAGCAAAAGAAGTTTGGTGCAACTGTTATTAATATAGGTTCTACAACTACTGAGTTTGTATGTTATAGAGGTCACTCTATGATTTATAATGGGTTTATTCCTGTAGGTTCAAATCACATTACAAATGACCTTTCTGTAATGTTACATACACCACCATTAGCAGCTGAAAAGATTAAGACTGAGTATGGTGATTTATTAAAAACTAGTGAAGAATTAACTAACAAAAAGATTAGAACTCCAAGAATTGGAGATGAAAAAAACTCTTCTGAAGTATCTTTAGAATATGTTCAAACAATTGTTCATGCAAGAGTTGAAGAGACACTATCTTTAGTTAAAAAAGATTTAAAGAAAAGTGGAATTCATGAAAGCCTTGGTGCAGGGATTGTTCTTACTGGTGGAATGAGTAAACTAAATGGTCTTAAAGAGTTAACGACATTAGTTTTTGATAATTTTCCTACAAAGATTTCAAATCCAGTTAATATTGAGAATGGATATTTGAGTTTTGAAGACTCAAAGATGGCAACTATTGTTGGTATTTTACTTTACTCTTTAGAACCTAACAGAGGTTTTGAGTTAGATTCAAATAAAAACTTAATCAAAAAAAGAAAAACAAACGAAAATACAGCTAAGATGGAAGATGATATTGCTTTATCTACTGCTAAAGAAAAAGTTGTTCAAAAAGAGCAGCCAAAAGTTAGAAGAGAACAAGATACAAGCGCATCTAAAACTAATCCAGATAGTGCAACTACACTTACTAGGTTGCCTGAAAACAGTAAAAAGAAAGGTGTAGGTAAGATCTGGAATATGATCACGGAGTGGTTCTAA
- the ftsZ gene encoding cell division protein FtsZ produces MDNNLFKVDDIKVEMPNKTLSDNVAKISVIGVGGGGCNMINHMINEGSHKIDLIAANTDLQVLHISKAPKKIQLGLKLTKGLGAGMKPEIGRDSAVESYEDIKTALKGADIVFIAAGLGGGTGTGAAAIIAKAAKEIGALTVSVVTKPFTWEGKKRAGLANLGLEEIKKVSDSIIVVPNDRLLEIIDENVGMKDAFKIIDNILYQAVNGMTEVILTPGNSDINTDFADVKTIMQHKGMALMGIGKAKGDDAAQRALEDAIESPLLDKVSLGGAKGILIHFNIHPQVSLFAINDVMSKIHETIDSNAEIIFGTTSDNTLETDEVKITIVATGFESKNDDPIVETEESSDNKTKQLNPDDENYLDIPPLMRNYRMQYSLNRE; encoded by the coding sequence ATGGATAATAACTTATTTAAGGTGGATGATATTAAAGTGGAAATGCCAAACAAAACTCTTTCAGATAATGTAGCCAAAATATCAGTAATTGGTGTTGGTGGCGGTGGTTGTAATATGATCAATCACATGATAAACGAAGGTTCTCATAAGATTGATTTAATTGCAGCTAATACTGACTTGCAAGTATTACATATATCTAAAGCACCTAAAAAGATTCAGTTAGGACTAAAACTAACAAAAGGTCTTGGTGCAGGTATGAAACCTGAGATAGGAAGAGACTCGGCTGTTGAAAGTTATGAAGATATCAAAACTGCTTTAAAAGGAGCAGATATTGTATTTATTGCTGCTGGTCTTGGTGGTGGAACTGGAACAGGTGCTGCTGCTATTATTGCTAAAGCTGCAAAAGAGATAGGTGCATTAACAGTTTCTGTTGTAACTAAACCTTTTACTTGGGAAGGTAAAAAAAGAGCAGGTCTTGCAAATCTTGGATTAGAAGAGATTAAAAAAGTATCTGATTCGATTATTGTTGTTCCAAATGATAGATTACTTGAGATTATTGATGAAAATGTAGGAATGAAAGATGCCTTTAAAATCATTGATAATATTCTTTATCAAGCAGTAAATGGTATGACAGAAGTAATTCTTACTCCTGGTAACTCTGATATCAATACTGACTTTGCTGATGTAAAAACAATTATGCAGCATAAAGGTATGGCTTTAATGGGTATTGGTAAAGCTAAAGGTGATGATGCTGCTCAAAGAGCTTTAGAAGATGCAATTGAGTCTCCATTACTTGATAAAGTATCATTAGGTGGAGCAAAAGGTATTTTAATTCACTTTAATATTCACCCTCAAGTATCACTATTTGCAATTAATGATGTTATGTCAAAAATTCATGAAACAATCGATTCAAATGCAGAGATTATCTTTGGTACAACATCTGATAACACACTAGAAACAGATGAAGTTAAAATCACTATTGTAGCTACAGGTTTTGAGTCTAAAAATGATGATCCAATAGTAGAGACAGAAGAATCAAGTGACAATAAAACTAAACAGTTAAATCCAGATGATGAAAACTATTTAGATATCCCACCTTTAATGAGAAACTATAGAATGCAATATAGTTTAAATAGAGAGTAG
- a CDS encoding heat shock protein transcriptional repressor HspR: MDTNAYNEPVYLISAVAEILNIHPQTLRQYEREGLIKPSRTNGKIRLYSQKDIDHIKYVLTLTRELGINLAGVDLILQLNKKIEKLENEVTSYQAKMKDINKFGIVPNSKALVIKKSSYDVVIFEE, translated from the coding sequence ATGGATACTAATGCATATAATGAACCAGTATACTTGATTTCGGCAGTTGCAGAGATATTAAATATTCATCCTCAAACACTAAGACAATATGAAAGAGAAGGTTTAATTAAGCCTTCTCGAACAAATGGAAAGATAAGACTATATTCTCAAAAAGATATAGACCATATTAAGTACGTGCTTACATTAACAAGAGAGTTAGGAATCAACCTTGCAGGTGTGGATTTAATACTACAGTTAAATAAAAAAATAGAAAAGCTTGAAAATGAAGTTACTTCTTATCAGGCAAAAATGAAAGATATAAATAAATTTGGAATTGTTCCAAACTCTAAAGCATTAGTTATTAAAAAAAGCTCTTATGATGTAGTTATATTTGAAGAGTAG
- a CDS encoding DnaJ C-terminal domain-containing protein, which yields MAKSLYETLEVSENASADEIKKAYRKLARKYHPDVNKDAGAEDKFKEINAAYEVLSDQEKKQQYDQFGDSMFGGQNFHDFARGQGQGVDLDEILRQMFGQQGGGFGSSGFSQGGFGGFGGFNQGFDEPDLDTQAQITVAFDVAVLGGKQHISLNGDSFDVKIPEGINDGQKIRAKGKGKSYQGQRGDLIIKINVASSPEYERDGSTLTKVFDIPLKTALFGGKVEIKTIHKTITLKVPQNTKQNQKFRVKELGVLDRKTSTKGDLHLKANIVLPKVEDLDEDFQEVLKEKLPEN from the coding sequence ATGGCAAAAAGTTTATACGAAACATTAGAAGTTAGTGAAAATGCTAGCGCTGATGAAATTAAAAAAGCATATAGAAAATTAGCAAGAAAGTATCACCCTGATGTAAACAAAGACGCAGGAGCTGAAGATAAATTCAAAGAGATAAATGCAGCATATGAAGTTTTAAGTGACCAAGAAAAGAAACAACAATATGACCAATTTGGTGATTCAATGTTTGGTGGTCAAAACTTCCATGACTTTGCAAGAGGTCAAGGACAGGGTGTTGATTTAGATGAGATTTTAAGACAAATGTTTGGACAACAAGGAGGAGGATTTGGTTCTTCTGGGTTCTCTCAAGGTGGTTTTGGAGGTTTTGGTGGATTCAACCAAGGTTTTGATGAACCAGACTTAGATACTCAAGCACAAATTACAGTTGCCTTTGATGTAGCTGTTTTAGGTGGTAAACAACATATCTCTTTAAATGGTGACTCTTTTGATGTTAAGATTCCAGAAGGAATTAATGATGGTCAAAAAATACGTGCTAAAGGAAAAGGTAAATCATACCAAGGACAAAGAGGAGATTTAATCATTAAGATAAATGTAGCTTCTAGCCCAGAGTATGAAAGAGATGGTTCAACACTAACTAAAGTGTTTGATATACCACTTAAAACTGCACTATTTGGTGGAAAAGTAGAGATAAAGACTATTCATAAAACAATTACTTTAAAAGTGCCACAAAATACTAAACAAAATCAAAAGTTCAGAGTAAAAGAGCTTGGAGTATTAGATAGAAAAACATCAACAAAAGGAGATCTTCATTTAAAAGCAAATATTGTTTTACCAAAAGTTGAAGATTTAGATGAAGACTTCCAAGAAGTTTTAAAAGAAAAACTTCCTGAAAACTAA